One uncultured Draconibacterium sp. genomic window, CCGTCTTGGATTGTTCTTGCCACACCTCCAGCAGGCTCTTCTTAGTGCCGGGGTAGGCTGTATCGGCGGCGGCTTCGAGCAGCAGTTTTTTAAGCGAAGGAGCCGATTCGGCGGCGACGTTGGGACCGGTAACAGCCATGTCGGCGTTGAGATAGGCGATGGCCGAGGTCGCCAGCTTGCTTTCAAACTGTTCAACCCACTCTGTCGAGCCAATAATGCCGTATTCTTCGGCGTCCCAATGGGCAATGGCCAATGAACGACGCGGGCGCCAACCCTCGGTTAGCATCTGCCCCAAGGCATCAGCCAATACCAACAGCATAGCGTTGCCGCTGTTAGGGTCGGATGCGCCAAAGTTCCAGGCATCATAATGGCAACCGAGGTATAGCGTCTGCTCGGGGAATTCAGAGCCCTGGATGACACCGACAACGTTCGTTGCTCGCTTGATGCCGAGTGGCTGATCCACGCGAACGCGAACCTGAAGCAATTCGTCGCCCTGTAGGCGGTAGGCAAAAGGCAATCCGCCTTGCCAACCCTCGGGTACGCCCTGACCGGTCATTCTTTTAAGGATTTCTTGCGCCGAGCCGTAGGGCAGGGGTGCGACTGGGATATTCAGTAGGCCGTCGACATCTGCAGGATCAAGGCGTTCAACGAGCTCATCCGAATCCAAGGGCAGGGCAGGGCCATTGGGCGTGAGCGGGTCGCCAGAGTAGCCCAGGGTCAACAGAGAACCGCGCTGCACGCAGCTATCATTGATAGCCGGCCCTTCGGGATAAGGCAATGCCTTGACATAACCAGAATCCGCAGGATCCGAGTAGATGATCAAACCGAGAGCGCCCCGTTCTTGGGCATATTTGGCTTTATAGCCGCGGAAATTGCCGCCAAAACGGGCAATAACGATCTTGCCAGCCACGGAGATGCCCAACGCATCAAGTTGCTCGTAATCTTCCTTGCGAGCGTAATTGGCATAGACGACGGTACCGGTAACGTCACCCGATCCTGAATAGGCGTTCCATCCTGGCCCGAGGTCCGCATGGGCTGAATAAGGATCCTCAGCCAGAATATCTTCTTGGTTGTTGAGCGCCATGCGTTTGGGCTGCACCAGATCGACACGCACTGAACAATCTGGCGAGGGCATGAGCACATCGTAGGGATATTCAGTCACTTGCAGACCGGCCGCTTTCATGCTCGTGGTGAGGTATTCGCGTACTCGGTCATTAGCAGGGGTGCCAGCGGGGTGGGGCTCCTGAGCGAGTGCTTGAAGGTGCTTTTTAAAGCCTGCTGCTGTACACAACTCGCAGAGGCGGGCTTCAAACTGGTATTGCGCCTGGCTGCGGGTAGTAGAGAATCCTCGAATTGCCTTGGTGTCAGTCATTGCGGGCCTCCGTGTTGATGCAATAACATTCGCTTCTCTGGCATACCTGTGATAAAGTGCGCCCACGTAAAAACAGACCCGCAGCATTGCTGGCTGCGGGTAAGGTGCCCCAGGAGG contains:
- a CDS encoding M28 family peptidase, with the translated sequence MTDTKAIRGFSTTRSQAQYQFEARLCELCTAAGFKKHLQALAQEPHPAGTPANDRVREYLTTSMKAAGLQVTEYPYDVLMPSPDCSVRVDLVQPKRMALNNQEDILAEDPYSAHADLGPGWNAYSGSGDVTGTVVYANYARKEDYEQLDALGISVAGKIVIARFGGNFRGYKAKYAQERGALGLIIYSDPADSGYVKALPYPEGPAINDSCVQRGSLLTLGYSGDPLTPNGPALPLDSDELVERLDPADVDGLLNIPVAPLPYGSAQEILKRMTGQGVPEGWQGGLPFAYRLQGDELLQVRVRVDQPLGIKRATNVVGVIQGSEFPEQTLYLGCHYDAWNFGASDPNSGNAMLLVLADALGQMLTEGWRPRRSLAIAHWDAEEYGIIGSTEWVEQFESKLATSAIAYLNADMAVTGPNVAAESAPSLKKLLLEAAADTAYPGTKKSLLEVWQEQSKTGGEPRMGDLGGGSDHVGFYSHLGIPAAQVFMSNPMPLYHTNYDDMAWYERFGDTEFKFGPAVAVWNGIIATRLADADLLPLDVSRYGADLSRHLGTLVQRAQELGRKLDASPLRAAIQELAGAAYAMETALAEDAATALSEDIKGQINEQLLTLERNLTRSEGLQHSAWARSLYVCEDPDSGYEAWLLPGLRYELETGDDKSLQTWEETYTAAFAALTRQLRQITELAAGH